A stretch of Triticum aestivum cultivar Chinese Spring chromosome 1D, IWGSC CS RefSeq v2.1, whole genome shotgun sequence DNA encodes these proteins:
- the LOC123182561 gene encoding multisubstrate pseudouridine synthase 7 isoform X2, with the protein MARSSSVTEAEVGISCFTSALPGFRGVLKHRYSDFIVHEVARDGSVVRLTSLDLPDQCVDAKEEEKAAPAADADHSKALELFGELCGEADCHALRGLLEKVAAGGEGDFSPVMLSPDADKAHRSEVHNFFKKNFKFLVTDTVEHSDGVQKYIRVRVGSEAGGGRGRGGRGGGGRGGGGRGRKRKNMNGSDWGDDRPFDSRGSSSWPANAGKFLRFHLCKENKDTQDALGVIGKMLGLQSRSFGFSGTKDKRAVTTQQVTVFKVPANKIAALNKRLYGIKVGNFCYVKEGLGLGQLMGNRFTITLRGVVAESEDMIKAAVDGLGKNGFINYYGLQRFGSGSVPTHRIGAALLRGEWKNAVNLVLDPREGERDDIKEVREHYKQHGDIDMALRNFPRHLVAEKAILQCLRKCPDNYLQALKGIPRPLRMMYVHSYQSYLWNHAASMRVEKYGISQVVEGDLIYTKESHPGEATSVGTSEVDGLTNSSEIDICPEAIPEENIQSVKLVDSEDLSKGIYSFEDVVLPLPGSQALFPGNEVAEIYHEMAKKDGISLTENAHGVKEFSITSMKGGYRRVFQKPIDFEWELMTYTDDSASLAETDLDILSKGKLTEAKVANEPAASSKNSASNPPDCKMEEPLATSMPTSETRLEENKSIGSSDTLPSKLAVKLAFTLPASSYATMAIRELLKDSTSVAYQKTLDC; encoded by the exons ATGGCGCGCTCGAGCTCCGTCACCGAGGCCGAGGTCGGCATCTCCTGCTTCACCTCCGCCCTCCCGGGCTTCCGCGGCGTCCTCAAGCACCGCTACTCCGACTTCATCGTCCACGAGGTCGCCCGCGACGGCTCCGTCGTGCGCctcacctccctcgatctccccgACCAG TGCGTGgatgccaaggaggaggagaaggcggcgccggcggccgacGCCGACCACTCCAAGGCCCTCGAGTTGTTCGGCGAGCTCTGCGGTGAGGCGGACTGCCATGCGCTGAGGGGGCTTCTCGAGAAGGTCGCGGCCGGCGGCGAGGGTGATTTCTCGCCGGTTATGCTCTCGCCGGATGCTGACAAGGCCCATCGATCG GAGGTGCACAACTTTTTCAAGAAAAACTTCAAGTTCTTGGTCACAGACACAGTGGAACACAGCGATGGGGTTCAGAAATACATCAGGGTACGCGTGGGCTCTGAAGCTGGAGGAGGGCGGGGCCGTGGCGGGCGGGGCGGTGGTGGGAGGGGTGGTGGCGGCAGAGGAAGGAAGAGGAAGAACATGAATGGTTCTGATTGGGGAGACGACAGGCCATTTGACAGTAGAGGGTCGTCTAGTTGGCCAGCTAATGCTGGGAAGTTCCTGAG GTTTCACCTTTGCAAAGAAAACAAGGACACCCAAGATGCATTGGGGGTAATAGGAAAAATGTTAGGACTACAG TCACGCTCATTTGGGTTTTCTGGAACAAAGGATAAACGTGCCGTTACGACGCAACAG GTTACCGTTTTCAAGGTACCAGCAAATAAAATTGCTGCACTTAATAAGCGACTATATGGCATCAAAGTTGGAAACTTCTG TTATGTAAAGGAGGGACTTGGTCTTGGTCAGCTCATGGGAAATCGGTTTACCATTACCCTGAG AGGCGTTGTTGCAGAATCGGAAGACATGATAAAGGCTGCTGTGGATGGCTTAGGAAAGAACGGCTTTATCAACTATTATGGTTTGCAG CGCTTTGGAAGTGGTTCAGTACCAACCCACCGTATTGGAGCTGCTTTGCTTAGAGGAGAATGGAAAAATGCTGTAAACTTGGTTCTTGATCCAAGGGAAGGAG AGCGTGATGACATAAAGGAGGTGCGTGAACATTACAAGCAACATGGTGATATTGATATGGCTCTGAGGAACTTCCCTCGCCATCTTGTGGCTGAGAAGGCTATT CTTCAGTGTTTGAGGAAATGCCCTGATAACTATCTACAAGCATTAAAGGGTATACCAAGACCGTTAAGAATGAT GTATGTCCATTCTTACCAAAGTTACCTTTGGAATCATGCTGCCAGCATGAGAGTTGAAAAGTATG GCATTTCACAGGTCGTAGAAGGTGATCTAATCTATACCAAAGAAAGCCATCCTGGAGAAGCAACTTCTGTGGGTACTTCAGAAGTTGATGGCCTTACAAATTCTTCTGAAATTGATATTTGTCCTGAAGCAATTCCAGAAGAAAATATCCAGTCTGTGAAG CTAGTTGATTCTGAAGATTTATCGAAAGGGATCTACTCGTTTGAAGATGTCGTCCTTCCTTTGCCTGG TTCACAAGCATTGTTCCCTGGGAATGAAGTTGCTGAGATTTACCATGAAATGGCTAAAAAG GATGGCATTAGCTTGACAGAGAATGCTCATGGTGTGAA GGAGTTCTCAATTACAAGCATGAAAGGAGGTTACCGTCGGGTGTTCCAGAAGCCTATTGATTTTGAGTG GGAACTCATGACATACACAGATGACAGTGCATCTTTAGCAGAAACCGATTTGGATATTCTCTCTAAAGGCAAGCTTACAGAAGCAAAGGTAGCTAATGAGCCTGCTGCATCTAGTAAAAATTCCGCCTCCAATCCACCTGATTGCAAGATGGAAGAGCCATTGGCGACCTCCATGCCAACCAGTGAAACTAGGTTAGAAGAAAACAAGTCTATTGGCAGCTCAGATACATTGCCAAGCAAACTGGCCGTGAAATTAGCATTTACTTTACCTGCATCATCCTATGCTACAATGGCAATCAGGGAGTTGCTGAAGGATTCAACCTCG GTTGCGTACCAGAAAACACTTGATTGCTAA
- the LOC123182561 gene encoding pseudouridylate synthase 7 homolog isoform X1: protein MARSSSVTEAEVGISCFTSALPGFRGVLKHRYSDFIVHEVARDGSVVRLTSLDLPDQVGIRASPRRLLGDSARPVPVSPTARALQCVDAKEEEKAAPAADADHSKALELFGELCGEADCHALRGLLEKVAAGGEGDFSPVMLSPDADKAHRSEVHNFFKKNFKFLVTDTVEHSDGVQKYIRVRVGSEAGGGRGRGGRGGGGRGGGGRGRKRKNMNGSDWGDDRPFDSRGSSSWPANAGKFLRFHLCKENKDTQDALGVIGKMLGLQSRSFGFSGTKDKRAVTTQQVTVFKVPANKIAALNKRLYGIKVGNFCYVKEGLGLGQLMGNRFTITLRGVVAESEDMIKAAVDGLGKNGFINYYGLQRFGSGSVPTHRIGAALLRGEWKNAVNLVLDPREGERDDIKEVREHYKQHGDIDMALRNFPRHLVAEKAILQCLRKCPDNYLQALKGIPRPLRMMYVHSYQSYLWNHAASMRVEKYGISQVVEGDLIYTKESHPGEATSVGTSEVDGLTNSSEIDICPEAIPEENIQSVKLVDSEDLSKGIYSFEDVVLPLPGSQALFPGNEVAEIYHEMAKKDGISLTENAHGVKEFSITSMKGGYRRVFQKPIDFEWELMTYTDDSASLAETDLDILSKGKLTEAKVANEPAASSKNSASNPPDCKMEEPLATSMPTSETRLEENKSIGSSDTLPSKLAVKLAFTLPASSYATMAIRELLKDSTSVAYQKTLDC, encoded by the exons ATGGCGCGCTCGAGCTCCGTCACCGAGGCCGAGGTCGGCATCTCCTGCTTCACCTCCGCCCTCCCGGGCTTCCGCGGCGTCCTCAAGCACCGCTACTCCGACTTCATCGTCCACGAGGTCGCCCGCGACGGCTCCGTCGTGCGCctcacctccctcgatctccccgACCAGGTAGGTATTCGCGCCTCCCCGCGACGCCTGCTCGGTGATTCCGCGCGCCCGGTCCCGGTTTCACCCACGGCTCGTGCATTGCAGTGCGTGgatgccaaggaggaggagaaggcggcgccggcggccgacGCCGACCACTCCAAGGCCCTCGAGTTGTTCGGCGAGCTCTGCGGTGAGGCGGACTGCCATGCGCTGAGGGGGCTTCTCGAGAAGGTCGCGGCCGGCGGCGAGGGTGATTTCTCGCCGGTTATGCTCTCGCCGGATGCTGACAAGGCCCATCGATCG GAGGTGCACAACTTTTTCAAGAAAAACTTCAAGTTCTTGGTCACAGACACAGTGGAACACAGCGATGGGGTTCAGAAATACATCAGGGTACGCGTGGGCTCTGAAGCTGGAGGAGGGCGGGGCCGTGGCGGGCGGGGCGGTGGTGGGAGGGGTGGTGGCGGCAGAGGAAGGAAGAGGAAGAACATGAATGGTTCTGATTGGGGAGACGACAGGCCATTTGACAGTAGAGGGTCGTCTAGTTGGCCAGCTAATGCTGGGAAGTTCCTGAG GTTTCACCTTTGCAAAGAAAACAAGGACACCCAAGATGCATTGGGGGTAATAGGAAAAATGTTAGGACTACAG TCACGCTCATTTGGGTTTTCTGGAACAAAGGATAAACGTGCCGTTACGACGCAACAG GTTACCGTTTTCAAGGTACCAGCAAATAAAATTGCTGCACTTAATAAGCGACTATATGGCATCAAAGTTGGAAACTTCTG TTATGTAAAGGAGGGACTTGGTCTTGGTCAGCTCATGGGAAATCGGTTTACCATTACCCTGAG AGGCGTTGTTGCAGAATCGGAAGACATGATAAAGGCTGCTGTGGATGGCTTAGGAAAGAACGGCTTTATCAACTATTATGGTTTGCAG CGCTTTGGAAGTGGTTCAGTACCAACCCACCGTATTGGAGCTGCTTTGCTTAGAGGAGAATGGAAAAATGCTGTAAACTTGGTTCTTGATCCAAGGGAAGGAG AGCGTGATGACATAAAGGAGGTGCGTGAACATTACAAGCAACATGGTGATATTGATATGGCTCTGAGGAACTTCCCTCGCCATCTTGTGGCTGAGAAGGCTATT CTTCAGTGTTTGAGGAAATGCCCTGATAACTATCTACAAGCATTAAAGGGTATACCAAGACCGTTAAGAATGAT GTATGTCCATTCTTACCAAAGTTACCTTTGGAATCATGCTGCCAGCATGAGAGTTGAAAAGTATG GCATTTCACAGGTCGTAGAAGGTGATCTAATCTATACCAAAGAAAGCCATCCTGGAGAAGCAACTTCTGTGGGTACTTCAGAAGTTGATGGCCTTACAAATTCTTCTGAAATTGATATTTGTCCTGAAGCAATTCCAGAAGAAAATATCCAGTCTGTGAAG CTAGTTGATTCTGAAGATTTATCGAAAGGGATCTACTCGTTTGAAGATGTCGTCCTTCCTTTGCCTGG TTCACAAGCATTGTTCCCTGGGAATGAAGTTGCTGAGATTTACCATGAAATGGCTAAAAAG GATGGCATTAGCTTGACAGAGAATGCTCATGGTGTGAA GGAGTTCTCAATTACAAGCATGAAAGGAGGTTACCGTCGGGTGTTCCAGAAGCCTATTGATTTTGAGTG GGAACTCATGACATACACAGATGACAGTGCATCTTTAGCAGAAACCGATTTGGATATTCTCTCTAAAGGCAAGCTTACAGAAGCAAAGGTAGCTAATGAGCCTGCTGCATCTAGTAAAAATTCCGCCTCCAATCCACCTGATTGCAAGATGGAAGAGCCATTGGCGACCTCCATGCCAACCAGTGAAACTAGGTTAGAAGAAAACAAGTCTATTGGCAGCTCAGATACATTGCCAAGCAAACTGGCCGTGAAATTAGCATTTACTTTACCTGCATCATCCTATGCTACAATGGCAATCAGGGAGTTGCTGAAGGATTCAACCTCG GTTGCGTACCAGAAAACACTTGATTGCTAA
- the LOC123182562 gene encoding protein tesmin/TSO1-like CXC 3 isoform X2, with protein sequence MEATPISVKPPSPPPPPPPRPHLTAAVPLSAMEPPPSPPPAVAAAPEGPEALPDPTSMNQLALATTPKRQKVEDAADGCKHCACKKSRCLKLYCPCFAGGGYCSEKCGCVPCFNKADFAETVQTTRKVLLSRQKRMSLKINRRLEANAETMEDAHNSSSSTPPRRGCNCKKSSCLKKYCDCYQDGTGCSLFCRCEDCKNPYGKNGFMADESKRFIYTGADLDHSEDEHDFIVERSPRLQSPISKESSFQHTPPRSKASSRDTHLLPQVLSQWQPRSWQQSSKRQGNDHRAVDDSGDNHKSSSHEWQLAKHQVQEDAYSISRCVQILNGMVELSQVEKSVAPDVFLQPGNREIFVSLGLDVRALWLKRKIQHLT encoded by the exons ATGGAGGCCACCCCGATCTCCGTCaagcccccctcgccgcccccgcccccgcccccgcgcccGCACCTCACGGCGGCGGTGCCCCTCTCGGCCATGGAgcccccgccctcgccgccgccggccgtggCGGCGGCCCCGGAGGGCCCCGAGGCGCTGCCGGATCCCACCAGCATGAACCAGCTCGCGCTCGCCACCACGCCCAAGAG GCAGAAGGTGGAGGACGCCGCGGATGGGTGCAAGCATTGCGCCTGCAAAAAGTCCAGATGCCTGAAGCT GTATTGTCCATGTTTTGCCGGTGGAGGTTATTGTTCTGAAAAATGTGGATGTGTGCCATGTTTCAACAAGGCTGATTTTGCAGAGACAGTTCAGACCACTCGCAAGGTGCTACTTTCACGTCAGAAACGGATGTCTCTGAAAATTAATAGAAGACTGGAGGCTAATGCTGAAACTATG GAAGACGCACACAATTCTTCTTCTTCAACCCCACCAAGGCGAGGTTGCAATTGCAAGAAATCAAGTTGCCTAAAGAAATACTGTGATTGCTACCAG GATGGGACTGGATGCTCCTTATTTTGTAGATGCGAGGATTGCAAGAATCCTTATGGGAAAAATG GTTTTATGGCGGACGAAAGCAAACGTTTTATATACACCGGTGCGGATCTGGACCACAGCGAGGACGAGCACGACTTCATCGTGGAGCGCTCGCCTCGCCTGCAATCACCCATCTCAAAGGAGTCCTCTTTCCAGCACACCCCGCCTCGCAGCAAGGCCTCGAGCAGAGACACGCACCTGCTGCCGCAGGTGCTGTCGCAGTGGCAGCCGCGCTCATGGCAGCAGTCCTCGAAGAGGCAGGGCAACGACCACCGGGCGGTCGACGACTCGGGGGACAACCACAAGAGCTCGAGCCACGAGTGGCAGCTGGCGAAGCACCAGGTGCAGGAGGACGCCTACAGCATCTCGCGGTGCGTCCAGATCCTGAACGGCATGGTGGAGCTGTCGCAGGTGGAGAAGTCGGTGGCCCCCGACGTGTTCCTGCAGCCGGGCAACCGGGAGATATTCGTCTCCCTGGGGCTTGACGTGCGCGCCCTGTGGCTCAAGCGCAAGATCCAGCACCTGACTTAG
- the LOC123182562 gene encoding protein tesmin/TSO1-like CXC 3 isoform X1, producing MEATPISVKPPSPPPPPPPRPHLTAAVPLSAMEPPPSPPPAVAAAPEGPEALPDPTSMNQLALATTPKRQKVEDAADGCKHCACKKSRCLKLYCPCFAGGGYCSEKCGCVPCFNKADFAETVQTTRKVLLSRQKRMSLKINRRLEANAETMEDAHNSSSSTPPRRGCNCKKSSCLKKYCDCYQDGTGCSLFCRCEDCKNPYGKNEGFMADESKRFIYTGADLDHSEDEHDFIVERSPRLQSPISKESSFQHTPPRSKASSRDTHLLPQVLSQWQPRSWQQSSKRQGNDHRAVDDSGDNHKSSSHEWQLAKHQVQEDAYSISRCVQILNGMVELSQVEKSVAPDVFLQPGNREIFVSLGLDVRALWLKRKIQHLT from the exons ATGGAGGCCACCCCGATCTCCGTCaagcccccctcgccgcccccgcccccgcccccgcgcccGCACCTCACGGCGGCGGTGCCCCTCTCGGCCATGGAgcccccgccctcgccgccgccggccgtggCGGCGGCCCCGGAGGGCCCCGAGGCGCTGCCGGATCCCACCAGCATGAACCAGCTCGCGCTCGCCACCACGCCCAAGAG GCAGAAGGTGGAGGACGCCGCGGATGGGTGCAAGCATTGCGCCTGCAAAAAGTCCAGATGCCTGAAGCT GTATTGTCCATGTTTTGCCGGTGGAGGTTATTGTTCTGAAAAATGTGGATGTGTGCCATGTTTCAACAAGGCTGATTTTGCAGAGACAGTTCAGACCACTCGCAAGGTGCTACTTTCACGTCAGAAACGGATGTCTCTGAAAATTAATAGAAGACTGGAGGCTAATGCTGAAACTATG GAAGACGCACACAATTCTTCTTCTTCAACCCCACCAAGGCGAGGTTGCAATTGCAAGAAATCAAGTTGCCTAAAGAAATACTGTGATTGCTACCAG GATGGGACTGGATGCTCCTTATTTTGTAGATGCGAGGATTGCAAGAATCCTTATGGGAAAAATG AAGGTTTTATGGCGGACGAAAGCAAACGTTTTATATACACCGGTGCGGATCTGGACCACAGCGAGGACGAGCACGACTTCATCGTGGAGCGCTCGCCTCGCCTGCAATCACCCATCTCAAAGGAGTCCTCTTTCCAGCACACCCCGCCTCGCAGCAAGGCCTCGAGCAGAGACACGCACCTGCTGCCGCAGGTGCTGTCGCAGTGGCAGCCGCGCTCATGGCAGCAGTCCTCGAAGAGGCAGGGCAACGACCACCGGGCGGTCGACGACTCGGGGGACAACCACAAGAGCTCGAGCCACGAGTGGCAGCTGGCGAAGCACCAGGTGCAGGAGGACGCCTACAGCATCTCGCGGTGCGTCCAGATCCTGAACGGCATGGTGGAGCTGTCGCAGGTGGAGAAGTCGGTGGCCCCCGACGTGTTCCTGCAGCCGGGCAACCGGGAGATATTCGTCTCCCTGGGGCTTGACGTGCGCGCCCTGTGGCTCAAGCGCAAGATCCAGCACCTGACTTAG